Proteins encoded in a region of the Anopheles ziemanni chromosome 2, idAnoZiCoDA_A2_x.2, whole genome shotgun sequence genome:
- the LOC131287771 gene encoding scavenger receptor class B member 1-like: MYGQSNRLCAKLSSAFLRKWWFVIAFALSLLVLGVLVTFGFTAFIRTIIDHQVALRVGGQSFGWWSRPPVEPIIRIFVYNVTNADEFLNNGTKPILDELGPYVYVQTWEKVNIRENPNGTISYNQKRVYIFNEDLSGGLEDDVVIVPNIPMLSATSQSKHAARFLRLAMASIMDILKIKPFVEVSVGQLLWGYEDPLLKLAKDVVPKEQKLPYEEFGLMYGKNSTSKDTVTVWTGVDDITQYGIIDKYNGRSHQTHWQTEQCNRLNGTDGSIFPPRITKNSTLHVYEKDLCRLLPLSFEKEVTVRGGVKGYRFTPSPDVFASVEKNPNNMCYCPAGPPCAPHGLFNVSLCQYDSPILLSFPHFYMADQTLRTAVEGISPPEKDKHQLFIDVQPDMGTALRARARIQINLAVSQVVDIKQVANFPDIVFPILWFEEGIDSLPDEILDLMKVATNIPPRAKFILTIALFGLGGFLFVVAVICLVRKSHRQSTLHLEGSNYLATASVDQAKKKAKMDSGMNSKSN, encoded by the exons atgtaCGGCCAAAGCAATCGGTTATGCGCCAAACTGTCCAGCGCTTTTCTTCGAAAGTGGT GGTTCGTGATAGCGTTTGCCCTCAGTCTGCTGGTGCTGGGCGTTCTAGTCACATTCGGGTTCACGGCGTTTATCCGGACCATCATCGACCACCAGGTGGCGCTGCGGGTGGGCGGACAATCGTTCGGATGGTGGTCGCGGCCACCGGTCGAGCCGATCATCCGGATCTTCGTGTACAACGTCACCAACGCGGATGAGTTCCTGAACAACGGCACCAAGCCCATCCTGGACGAGCTGGGTCCCTACGTCTACGT TCAAACATGGGAAAAGGTCAACATTCGAGAAAACCCGAACGGCACAATTAGCTACAACCAGAAGCGGGTGTACATCTTCAACGAGGACCTATCCGGCGGCCTGGAGGACGACGTCGTCATCGTGCCGAACATTCCGATGCTGAGCGCCACATCGCAGAGTAAACACGCGGCAAG GTTTCTACGACTGGCGATGGCGAGCATCATGGACATTCTGAAGATCAAACCGTTCGTCGAGGTGTCGGTCGGGCAGCTGCTGTGGGGCTACGAGGATCCGCTGCTCAAGCTAGCAAAGGACGTCGTACCCAAGGAGCAGAAGCTACCGTACGAGGAGTTCGGACTGATGTACGGCAAAAACAGCACATCGAAG GACACTGTGACTGTTTGGACCGGAGTGGACGACATCACGCAGTACGGCATCATCGACAAGTACAACGGCCGCTCGCACCAGACGCACTGGCAGACGGAGCAGTGCAACCGGCTGAACGGCACGGACGGTTCCATCTTCCCGCCGCGCATCACCAAGAACTCGACGCTGCACGTGTACGAGAAGGACCTGTGCCGACTGTTGCCGCTCAGCTTCGAGAAGGAAGTGACGGTCCGGGGCGGCGTCAAGGGCTACCGATTCACCCCGTCGCCGGACGTGTTTGCCTCGGTGGAGAAGAATCCCAACAACATGTGCTACTGCCCGGCCGGCCCACCCTGTGCGCCCCACGGACTGTTCAACGTTTCGCTGTGCCAATACG ATTCCCCGATTTTGCTCAGCTTCCCACACTTCTACATGGCTGATCAAACGCTACGAACGGCAGTGGAGGGCATTTCTCCACCCGAGAAGGATAAGCATCAACTGTTCATCGACGTGCAACCG GACATGGGTACCGCGTTGAGGGCGCGCGCACGAATCCAGATCAATCTCGCCGTCAGCCAGGTGGTCGACATCAAGCAGGTCGCCAACTTCCCCGACATCGTCTTCCCGATCCTGTGGTTCGAGGAAGGCATCGACTCGCTGCCCGACGAGATTCTCGACCTGATGAAGGTGGCCACCAACATACCGCCGCGGGCCAAGTTCATCCTAACGATCGCACTGTTCGGCCTCGGAGGATTCCTGTTCGTGGTGGCCGTCATTTGCCTCGTCCGAAAGTCGCACCGCCAGAGCACGCTGCACCTGGAGGGTTCAAATTACCTGGCGACCGCGTCGGTAGATCAGGCCAAGAAGAAGGCCAAGATGGACAGTGGCATGAACAGTAAAAGCAATTAA
- the LOC131294321 gene encoding scavenger receptor class B member 1-like produces MDVKLLKPSETPPEPSAKRKPTDAKALCIISVTSVLAIACFTMGLFFHIHKPTQLILDDRLTMRQYMPYFKWWQDTTDVLVTCRMFIFNVTNSDRWLHGLDDQLHLEEIVPIVYREILEHTDVVFHEHNSTMSYVTRRRLEFLPERNTPGILNRTIVVPNISLLGAAAKVEDDSYLKKKAFSIVYAVSGDSVFSRMTIYDYLWNTKPTFLEQVRRFVPSMVPSDNVGILKTMYEDSVDHVNVLYGKRHGHQRFFAMNTYEYEPTVPGFSLAEGDCFASIVNSSEGATYQQYLNEQSVLIYWRKTLCRAVPLYFDRRVPKGSLTGYKYVLPDSSYDRLPNSTADCYQGQYGLLEDGMTDTSKCSHDVPIVATSPHFYARNFTTGHKITGMKPNRELHHSYIIADPSFGIPLDQCARTQTNLAIPKLTHFNWEISRFSEMLIPLFWIEYHQKELPPYIVRTLEAFYVLRDAEPYLPYALYLAFLLLLAVAFREAARFRMHGKVVPSKCPKKQQMTKH; encoded by the exons ATGGATGTGAAGTTATTAAAACCATCTGAAACACCTCCGGAACCTTCAGCTAAGCGGAAACCAACCGACGCCAAAG CGCTGTGCATCATTAGTGTAACTAGCGTACTAGCGATCGCGTGCTTCACCATGGGACTGTTCTTTCACATCCACAAACCGACACAACTAATCCTGGACGATCGATTAACCATGCGCCAGTACATGCCCTACTTCAAATGGTGGCAGGACACGACGGATGTTTTG GTTACATGCCGGATGTTCATCTTTAACGTTACCAACTCCGACCGCTGGTTGCATGGTTTGGACGACCAGCTGCACTTGGAGGAAATCGTACCGATCGTGTACCGTGAAATACTGGAACACACCGATGTGGTGTTTCACGAGCACAACTCCACGATGTCGTACGTCACCAGGAGACGCCTGGAGTTCCTACCGGAACGGAACACCCCGGGCATCCTAAACCGAACGATTGTTGTACCCAACATCTCGTTGCTG GGTGCAGCAGCGAAAGTAGAGGACGATAGCTACCTTAAGAAGAAGGCTTTCAGTATCGTCTACGCAGTGTCCGGCGATAGCGTGTTTAGCCGGATGACCATCTACGACTATCTCTGGAACACTAAGCCAACCTTTTTGGAGCAGGTCCGGAGATTTGTACCCTCGATGGTCCCGTCGGATAATGTGGGCATCTTGAAAACG ATGTACGAGGACAGTGTCGATCACGTCAATGTGCTGTACGGAAAGCGTCACGGCCACCAGCGATTCTTCGCGATGAACACCTACGAGTACGAGCCTACGGTGCCAGGATTCAGTCTGGCCGAGGGTGACTGTTTTGCGTCCATCGTCAACTCGTCGGAGGGCGCAACCTATCAGCAGTACCTGAACGAACAGTCCGTACTGATCTACTGGCGTAAGACGCTGTGCCGAGCGGTTCCGCTGTACTTCGATCGACGGGTGCCGAAAGGGTCCCTCACCGGGTACAAGTACGTCCTGCCGGACAGTTCATACGATCGCCTACCGAACAGCACGGCCGACTGCTACCAGGGACAGTACGGGCTGCTGGAGGACGGAATGACCGATACGTCCAAGTGTTCCCATG ATGTTCCTATTGTGGCTACGAGTCCTCACTTCTACGCGCGTAACTTCACCACGGGGCACAAAATTACGGGCATGAAGCCGAACCGGGAACTACACCACAGCTACATCATTGCGGACCCCTCGTTCGGCATCCCGCTCGATCAGTGCGCCCGAACGCAAACCAACCTGGCCATTCCGAAGCTGACGCACTTTAACTGGGAAATTTCACGATTCAGCGAAATGTTGATACCGTTGTTTTGGATTGAATAT CATCAAAAAGAACTGCCACCCTACATCGTCAGAACTCTCGAAGCTTTCTACGTGTTGCGCGACGCGGAACCGTACCTACCGTACGCATTGTATCTGGCGTTTCTTCTGCTACTGGCAGTTGCGTTCCGGGAGGCGGCCAGGTTTCGGATGCACGGCAAGGTGGTCCCATCGAAGTGCCCCAAAAAGCAGCAGATGACAAAGCACTAG
- the LOC131284270 gene encoding uncharacterized protein LOC131284270 has product MQKAEYSPWSGNNFPCNKQNMLAVSVSEKEADLPAGDLKQNVDGYVECGKRPSIVAKVLNVITKLWDFAGQSDTTYPRQTPEPSPYTIEKEIPCERKTISVTATMPIFETKKDGTGRLTVPLDYDSTADDVAMTPAGVYVEDVPPGGRTTTRPVGLRKRRKQSGKGNQQTAVTGCGETVKVGGKNRKDKKRSYLRNDICDDSLPLSMDEWYDYRNDEYGMMDPIGSGCYLSTSFSPSSIESVNSFHDALQDFGALVLGACMQGSFGAAGPSSSSADVTVTTSPHQPGNFSARRSSTTLAPSVEERVKPKCDINSDRSDFVVVTEREVFTTPSASPARRRPPRGLCTAFTYYFNKPPSTESQQNEEDEEDDEEDDSDNVTEDEFDDSKGCGGGIDVYDDDDDSVVFCDDFDDSNSSSGFEERKVRFCQKPVIHVMRAWDFAYRQARKGEWEMAARDRERFRKRIDDLEQVLGPALQPSVRDKIYAERFNRPESPARKMETTEFPT; this is encoded by the exons ATGCAGAAGGCAGAGTATAGTCCGTGGTCGGGAAATAATTTTCCCTGCAACAAGCAGAACATGCTGGCGGTAAGCGTGAGCGAGAAGGAAGCTGACCTTCCGGCGGGCGACCTCAAGCAGAACGTCGATGGATATGTCGAATGTGGCAAGCGACCCAGCATCGTCGCGAAAGTACTGAATGTGATAACAAAGTTGTGGGATTTCGCCGGACAAAGCGATACCACGTATCCCAGACAGACCCCCGAACCATCACCGTACACGATCGAAAAGGAAATCCCGTGCGAGAGGAAGACCATATCGGTTACCGCCACTATGCCGATATTCGAGACGAAGAAAGACGGCACGGGGAGGTTGACGGTGCCCCTGGACTACGATAGCACCGCCGACGACGTTGCCATGACCCCGGCGGGGGTCTACGTCGAAGATGTGCCACCCGGTGGGCGGACCACAACCCGTCCCGTTGGGCTTCGAAAGCGGCGAAAGCAGTCGGGCAAAGGAAACCAGCAAACGGCGGTAACGGGTTGCGGCGAGACCGTGAAggttggaggaaaaaatcgAAAGGACAAGAAACGTTCATACCTGCGAAACGATATATGCGACGACAGTTTGCCCCTATCGATGGATGAATGGTACGATTACCGGAACGACGAGTACGGGATGATGGACCCCATCGGATCGGGATGCTACCTTTCGACCAGCTTCAGCCCTTCATCGATCGAAAGCGTTAACAGCTTCCATGATGCGCTGCAGGACTTTGGGGCGCTTGTGTTAGGTGCATGCATGCAAGGGTCATTCGGGGCAGCAGGTCCTTCTTCCTCGTCGGCCGACGTCACTGTGACGACGTCGCCACACCAGCCAGGCAACTTCAGCGCACGACGCAGCTCCACGACACTCGCCCCGAGCGTCGAGGAACGCGTGAAACCCAAATGTGATATTAATTCCGATCGGAGCGATTTTGTTGTCGTAACCGAACGCGAAGTTTTTACGACTCCCTCGGCCAGCCCAGCCCGTCGGCGTCCTCCGCGGGGTCTGTGCACGGCCTTCACGTACTACTTCAACAAGCCACCCTCAACAGAAAGTCAGCAGAACGAGGAGGACGAAGAGGATGACGAGGAAGACGACAGTGATAACGTTACCGAGGACGAGTTCGACGACAGCAAGGGATGTGGCGGTGGGATAGATGtctacgacgacgatgacgacagtGTTGTGTTCTGCGACGATTTCGATGACTCCAACTCTTCGTCCGGTTTCGAGGAACGAAAG GTTCGCTTCTGCCAGAAACCGGTGATACACGTGATGAGGGCCTGGGACTTTGCCTACCGGCAGGCGCGCAAGGGCGAGTGGGAGATGGCCGCCAGAGACCGCGAACGATTCCGGAAGCGTATCGACGACCTCGAACAGGTGCTCGGACCGGCGCTACAGCCGAGCGTGCGTGACAAAATCTACGCCGAGCGTTTCAACCGCCCAGAGAGTCCCGCGCGCAAGATGGAAACCACGGAATTCCCTACCTGA
- the LOC131289974 gene encoding J domain-containing protein CG6693 codes for MPKGTLDICEKYYGTKDIYELFGVDKAASEQEIKKAYYRLSLKTHPDRVPESDKKEATEKFKILSKLYSVLSNKDSRAVYDERGTVDDDDDAGTNWLARWAQFFKPLTTEDIDNYKKSYIGSETERSDIKKTYLGGKGCKNYMMQTVPFMTCEDEPRVAEIVQKMIDDGEVPEYESFTKEAKAKRARRHKKYAREAAELAADMRKQTEISSLEKQLAERSAQRKGAFSSLLESLEAKYCNGAEEDEELYDFEEEQKKRERKRTSSRGAAKTATKAKVTRRGSK; via the exons ATGCCAAAAGGTACGCTGGACATTTGTGAAAAGTACTATGGTACGAAGGATATTTACGAACTGTTTGGTGTAGATAAAGCGGCATCGGAACAGGAAA TCAAGAAAGCATACTACCGGTTGTCACTCAAAACGCATCCAGATCGTGTCCCGGAATCGGACAAGAAGGAGGCGACTGAAAAATTCAAGATTTTAAGCAAACTGTACAGCGTGCTCAGCAACAAAGACTCCCGGGCTGTCTACGACGAAAGGGGCACggtcgacgatgatgatgatgcgggTACCAACTGGTTGGCAAGATGGGCACAGTTCTTCAAACCGCTCACAACTGAGGACATTGATAATTACAAAAAGTCCTACATCGGTTCGGAAACAGAACGGAGTGACATCAAGAAGACGTACCTCGGGGGCAAAGGGTGCAAGAACTATATGATGCAGACCGTTCCGTTCATGACGTGCGAGGACGAACCACGGGTGGCGGAGATCGTACAGAAAATGATCGACGACGGGGAGGTTCCGGAGTACGAAAGCTTCACCAAGGAGGCGAAGGCGAAGCGCGCCCGTCGGCACAAGAAGTACGCACGCGAAGCGGCGGAACTCGCAGCGGATATGCGGAAGCAGACGGAAATATCGTCCCTAGAGAAGCAGCTGGCTGAACGCAGCGCACAGCGCAAAGGTGCGTTTTCGTCGCTCCTCGAATCGCTGGAGGCCAAGTATTGCAATGGAGCCGAGGAGGACGAAGAGCTGTACGATTTTGAGGAGGAACAGAAAAAGCGAGAAAGAAAACGCACCTCATCACGCGGAGCGGCCAAAACGGCTACCAAAGCTAAGGTAACACGAAGAGGATCTAAGTGA